Proteins found in one Thalassomonas actiniarum genomic segment:
- a CDS encoding efflux RND transporter periplasmic adaptor subunit codes for MKLKSIVTAMLIGQLALSGALSSQGVFAQSNPEAVKEAVEKGPNNGRMLRDGDFAIELAIFEDGVPPEFRVFATKAGKKVTAQDVGVNVKLTRLGDVIDDINFFVENDYLRGDMEIYEPHSFVVTLSASHKGKNYSWSYDNFEGRTAISDEMAQVMNIKTETAGSQMFNETLKVFGELKLAPNATRNVSARYPGEVKKLAAVLGQQVKKGQVLFTIESNESLQTYPVYAPVSGVITAQDIAVGEQTNNRSLLTITDTSILIAELGVFPMDKAKVKLGAPVKIFIPGSEQVINSQLFDALFALNDQQAKIFRAEVNNNNGELSVGQFVSAEISLASYSVPLAVKSSGLQAFRDFTVVYAKVGQQYEVRMLELGREAPPWVEVLGGLPQGTEYVAGNSYLIKADIDKSGASHDH; via the coding sequence ATGAAACTTAAATCAATAGTGACCGCTATGCTTATCGGTCAATTAGCCTTGAGCGGCGCACTGAGCAGCCAGGGTGTGTTTGCCCAATCCAATCCTGAGGCGGTAAAAGAGGCCGTTGAAAAAGGACCAAACAATGGCCGCATGTTACGCGATGGTGACTTTGCTATCGAACTGGCCATTTTTGAAGACGGCGTTCCTCCCGAGTTCAGGGTTTTCGCGACAAAAGCCGGTAAAAAGGTTACCGCACAAGATGTCGGGGTGAATGTTAAATTAACCCGGCTGGGGGATGTTATCGACGATATCAATTTTTTTGTCGAAAATGATTACCTGCGCGGCGATATGGAAATCTATGAACCTCATTCCTTTGTTGTCACCTTAAGTGCCAGCCATAAAGGCAAAAACTATTCATGGTCTTATGACAACTTTGAAGGCCGTACCGCCATTAGTGATGAAATGGCGCAGGTGATGAACATAAAAACCGAAACGGCCGGCAGCCAGATGTTCAATGAGACCTTAAAAGTGTTCGGCGAACTCAAGCTGGCGCCAAATGCGACCCGAAATGTCAGCGCCCGCTACCCGGGAGAAGTGAAGAAACTTGCTGCGGTATTAGGGCAGCAGGTCAAAAAAGGTCAGGTATTGTTCACCATAGAAAGCAATGAAAGCCTGCAAACTTATCCTGTTTACGCACCGGTGAGTGGTGTGATCACCGCGCAGGATATTGCCGTAGGTGAACAAACCAATAACAGAAGCTTATTGACCATCACAGACACCAGTATACTGATTGCCGAGCTTGGCGTTTTTCCTATGGATAAAGCTAAAGTCAAGCTGGGCGCCCCGGTCAAGATTTTCATTCCCGGCAGCGAGCAGGTGATTAACTCGCAACTGTTTGATGCCTTGTTCGCGCTGAACGACCAGCAGGCGAAAATTTTCAGGGCAGAAGTCAACAATAACAACGGCGAACTCAGTGTTGGCCAGTTTGTCAGCGCCGAGATTTCCCTGGCCAGTTACTCTGTGCCGCTGGCGGTTAAGTCTAGTGGGTTACAGGCCTTTCGGGATTTCACCGTGGTTTATGCCAAAGTCGGGCAACAATACGAAGTCAGGATGCTGGAACTTGGCCGGGAAGCGCCTCCCTGGGTGGAAGTGCTGGGGGGCTTGCCTCAAGGTACTGAATATGTGGCCGGAAACAGTTATCTCATTAAAGCCGATATCGACAAATCGGGCGCCTCGCACGATCACTAA
- a CDS encoding efflux RND transporter permease subunit, translating into MLEAILKFSIERSKLILVFVLALAALGAWNFTKLPIDAVPDITNVQVVINTEAPGYTPLEVEQRVTFPLETALAGVPGLVNTRSVSRYGLSQVVAIFTDDTDVYFARQLVGEKLNGAKADLPKGLAPELGPISTGLGEIFMFTVDSVPGATNEDGRLITPTDLRTVHDWIIRPQLMQVQGVVEVNPIGGFKREILIAIKPEKLLAHGLSQQDVIRAVGEHNQNRGAGFIERNGAQWLVRLPGQLADLEQLANVPIVTKTGLGLKIKDVAEVKEGKELRSGAATQNGREVVMSTVFMLIGENSQKVAKGVGERLKEINKNLPEGIVATAVYDRTKLVNKTLTTVETNLTEGAILVIVILFLLLGNFRAALLTAAVIPFAMLMTVTGMVQAGVSANLMSLGALDFGLLVDGAIIIVENCMRRLSQASQSNKSKVLPLNERLSLVFEATREVIRPALFGVFIITAVYLPIFALSGVEGKMFHPMAITVVIALVSAMILSVTFVPAAIALMFKGPVIEKENIIMKACEAFYKPVLIFALKGRYLIIAFAVMLVSSAGFMATKMGSEFVPNLDEGDIAMHALRIPGTSLSQSIEMQKALEARIQQLPEVERVFAKVGTADVATDAVPPSVADNFIIIKPRQEWPDPDKPKVELVRELEALVTPVPGNRYEFLQPIQMRFNELLAGVRAELAIKVFGDDFDTLAGLGKEIEAAIAGVDGIADVQVEQTSGLPILTLIPKDERLAAYALSKSDLQQQVAIALGGESVGKFYQGDRRFDIVVRLPEQQRSDVQNLNQLPIHLSAGGFVPLQEVARIELIAGANQVNRENGKRRVVVTANVRGRDLGSFVNDIKSSIDSKVLLPSGYWLEYGGTYQKLESASKRLSIVVPVTLLLIIGLLLLALSSFKDAMIIFTGVPLALTGGIFALILRDIPFSISAAVGFIALSGIAILNGLVMVSFIRELHKDKLGLDEAIIKGALTRLRPVLTTALVASLGFVPMAINTGIGSEVQRPLATVVIGGVISSTILTLFVLPALYRLLHGKEARQGEQLNTSTLQSQGQM; encoded by the coding sequence ATGTTAGAAGCTATTTTAAAATTTTCGATAGAGCGCAGTAAGCTTATCCTGGTATTTGTGCTGGCGCTTGCAGCACTAGGAGCCTGGAATTTTACCAAGTTGCCTATTGACGCCGTGCCTGACATTACCAATGTCCAGGTGGTGATTAATACCGAAGCACCCGGTTATACGCCGCTGGAAGTTGAGCAAAGGGTGACTTTCCCGCTGGAAACGGCCCTGGCGGGTGTGCCGGGTTTGGTTAATACCCGATCTGTGTCCCGTTATGGCTTGTCCCAGGTGGTGGCCATTTTTACCGACGACACCGATGTTTATTTTGCCCGTCAGCTGGTGGGGGAAAAACTCAACGGGGCAAAAGCGGATCTGCCAAAAGGCTTAGCGCCTGAGCTGGGACCAATTTCAACCGGGTTGGGGGAGATCTTTATGTTTACCGTCGACTCAGTGCCCGGCGCTACCAATGAAGATGGCCGTTTGATCACACCTACCGATCTGCGTACCGTGCATGACTGGATCATCCGCCCCCAGCTGATGCAGGTGCAAGGGGTTGTTGAAGTCAATCCCATCGGCGGCTTTAAAAGAGAAATCCTGATTGCCATTAAACCGGAAAAACTACTTGCCCATGGCTTAAGCCAGCAGGATGTGATCCGCGCGGTCGGCGAGCATAACCAAAACCGGGGAGCGGGTTTTATCGAACGAAACGGCGCACAGTGGCTGGTACGTTTGCCCGGTCAGTTAGCCGATCTTGAGCAGCTGGCCAATGTGCCGATTGTCACGAAAACCGGCCTGGGTTTAAAGATAAAAGACGTTGCTGAGGTCAAAGAAGGCAAAGAGCTGAGATCCGGCGCCGCCACGCAAAATGGCCGGGAAGTGGTGATGAGTACCGTGTTTATGCTCATCGGCGAGAACAGCCAGAAGGTGGCTAAAGGTGTCGGCGAAAGACTCAAGGAAATTAATAAAAACCTGCCTGAGGGCATAGTAGCCACCGCCGTTTATGACAGGACCAAGCTGGTTAATAAAACCTTAACTACCGTGGAAACCAACCTGACGGAAGGGGCGATCCTGGTGATTGTTATCCTGTTCCTGCTATTGGGGAACTTCAGGGCGGCATTATTAACGGCGGCGGTGATTCCTTTTGCCATGTTGATGACGGTAACCGGCATGGTACAAGCCGGGGTCAGTGCCAACTTGATGAGTTTGGGTGCGCTGGATTTTGGCCTGCTGGTAGATGGTGCCATTATTATTGTCGAAAACTGTATGCGCCGTTTAAGCCAGGCATCCCAAAGCAATAAGAGCAAAGTATTGCCGCTAAACGAACGCTTGTCGTTAGTGTTTGAGGCCACCAGGGAAGTGATACGCCCGGCATTATTCGGGGTCTTTATTATCACCGCGGTTTACCTGCCTATTTTCGCCCTTTCCGGGGTTGAAGGAAAAATGTTCCACCCTATGGCTATTACTGTAGTGATCGCCCTGGTAAGCGCCATGATACTGTCGGTTACTTTTGTCCCGGCCGCCATTGCCTTGATGTTTAAAGGCCCTGTGATTGAAAAAGAGAACATCATCATGAAGGCGTGCGAGGCATTTTATAAGCCGGTACTGATCTTCGCCCTTAAAGGGCGCTACTTGATTATTGCCTTTGCCGTAATGCTGGTCTCCAGCGCCGGTTTTATGGCGACAAAAATGGGCAGTGAGTTTGTGCCTAACCTTGACGAAGGGGATATCGCCATGCACGCGCTGCGCATACCCGGTACATCGTTAAGCCAGTCCATCGAGATGCAAAAAGCACTGGAGGCCCGTATCCAGCAGCTACCTGAAGTTGAACGGGTATTTGCCAAAGTCGGTACCGCCGATGTGGCAACCGATGCGGTACCGCCGAGTGTTGCCGATAATTTTATTATTATCAAACCACGGCAAGAATGGCCCGACCCGGATAAGCCTAAGGTGGAACTGGTGCGTGAACTGGAAGCCCTGGTAACCCCGGTGCCGGGTAACCGCTATGAGTTTTTGCAACCCATTCAAATGCGCTTTAACGAGTTATTGGCTGGGGTGCGTGCCGAGCTGGCAATTAAGGTTTTTGGTGATGACTTTGATACCCTGGCAGGCCTTGGCAAAGAAATTGAAGCGGCCATTGCCGGTGTTGACGGTATTGCCGACGTACAGGTAGAGCAAACCTCGGGCTTACCGATATTAACTTTGATACCCAAAGATGAACGCTTGGCGGCTTATGCCTTGTCTAAATCGGACTTGCAGCAGCAGGTGGCCATTGCCTTAGGCGGCGAATCCGTTGGTAAATTTTATCAGGGAGACAGGCGCTTTGATATTGTTGTCAGGCTTCCCGAGCAGCAAAGAAGTGATGTGCAAAACCTTAATCAGTTGCCGATCCATTTGAGCGCAGGAGGGTTTGTTCCCTTACAGGAAGTTGCCCGCATTGAGCTGATTGCCGGTGCCAACCAGGTAAACCGGGAAAACGGCAAACGCCGCGTGGTGGTGACCGCCAATGTGCGCGGCCGGGATCTCGGCAGTTTTGTTAATGATATTAAGTCATCTATCGATAGTAAGGTGTTGTTACCGTCCGGTTATTGGCTGGAATACGGCGGTACCTACCAGAAACTTGAGTCGGCTTCTAAGCGCTTGAGCATAGTTGTGCCGGTCACTTTATTATTGATCATCGGTTTGTTATTGCTTGCCCTGTCATCTTTTAAAGATGCCATGATTATTTTCACCGGCGTGCCTTTGGCGCTTACCGGCGGTATCTTTGCGCTTATTTTAAGGGATATTCCTTTTTCTATATCCGCCGCCGTTGGTTTTATTGCCCTGTCGGGGATCGCTATCTTAAACGGCCTGGTAATGGTGTCCTTTATCCGCGAGCTTCACAAAGACAAGTTAGGCTTGGATGAGGCCATTATCAAAGGGGCGCTGACGCGCTTGAGGCCGGTCTTAACCACCGCCCTGGTGGCTTCCCTGGGTTTTGTTCCTATGGCGATAAACACGGGTATCGGCTCTGAAGTACAGCGACCGTTGGCGACTGTGGTGATCGGCGGTGTTATTTCTTCCACTATTTTAACTTTGTTTGTGCTGCCGGCACTGTACCGTTTGCTTCATGGTAAAGAAGCACGGCAAGGGGAGCAGCTAAATACTTCAACACTTCAATCACAAGGACAAATGTAA
- a CDS encoding HupE/UreJ family protein: MALASIEAFAHGVDSSTRNFLETHSGVQIIPFMYIGAKHMVTGYDHLLFLVGVLFFLHRSRDVLLYVSMFTIGHSVTLMTGVLANIEVNAYLIDAIIGLSVVYKGFDNLGGFKHFFGKQPNPKVAVLIFGLFHGFGLATKIQEFQLPGDGLVANLLAFNVGVELGQFMALLFILLTINYWRKHESFNRFAKTTNTALMSAGFMLVGMQLTGYFIN, translated from the coding sequence ATGGCACTGGCTTCAATAGAAGCCTTTGCCCACGGGGTGGATAGCAGCACTCGTAATTTTTTAGAAACACATTCCGGGGTACAGATCATTCCCTTTATGTATATCGGCGCGAAACATATGGTGACCGGGTATGATCATCTGTTGTTCCTGGTGGGGGTATTATTTTTTCTTCACCGCAGTAGGGATGTTTTACTTTATGTCAGTATGTTCACTATCGGCCACAGTGTCACCCTGATGACCGGTGTACTCGCCAATATTGAAGTTAATGCCTATCTGATAGATGCCATTATTGGTCTGTCCGTGGTTTATAAAGGCTTCGATAATTTAGGCGGCTTTAAACACTTTTTTGGCAAACAGCCTAACCCGAAAGTGGCGGTGCTTATTTTTGGTTTATTTCACGGGTTTGGCCTGGCAACCAAGATACAGGAATTTCAGCTACCGGGCGACGGCCTGGTGGCAAACCTGCTGGCGTTCAACGTTGGCGTAGAACTGGGCCAGTTTATGGCGTTGCTGTTTATTTTGTTGACCATTAATTACTGGCGTAAGCACGAAAGCTTCAACAGGTTTGCCAAAACCACCAACACTGCTTTGATGAGCGCCGGCTTTATGCTGGTCGGCATGCAGTTAACCGGGTACTTCATTAATTAA
- a CDS encoding DUF6488 family protein encodes MKILLKLIFIAAVSISGSVFAHTGGHGQVSAGKAVAIAQTSAKMLTFKDHGMSVGKIDKSWAKVTKENFTLLEQSSGVYIVKGVNTESHQTLYFTISKQGQVMEVAEPANIKSDHGHAH; translated from the coding sequence ATGAAAATATTATTAAAGTTAATATTCATCGCGGCAGTTTCCATTTCAGGCTCTGTTTTTGCCCATACCGGCGGGCATGGGCAGGTAAGCGCGGGCAAAGCGGTTGCCATTGCCCAAACCTCGGCCAAAATGCTGACCTTTAAAGATCACGGTATGTCTGTTGGGAAAATAGATAAGTCATGGGCAAAGGTAACAAAAGAGAATTTTACCTTACTTGAGCAAAGCAGCGGCGTTTACATTGTCAAAGGGGTAAATACCGAGTCTCATCAAACCCTGTATTTTACCATTAGCAAGCAGGGGCAAGTGATGGAAGTCGCAGAGCCTGCAAACATTAAATCTGATCATGGTCATGCCCACTAA
- a CDS encoding DUF922 domain-containing Zn-dependent protease — protein MNVRFMLLFLLFVNAVQAKPAIEEHFEFYDIYPVSKEDIRSEIQQRTPIISQGSRFDGRTLWQVAWQYYRKKSDNLCHITRNEITLKVLYTMPAIAPKFTVKPKVRDAFDSYYQALLNHEKGHKKIGIQAASAIEQALLNFKSFSHCQGLDTAVNKAITAIINNHHRQDEDYDRQTEHGKLQGVSIDNPL, from the coding sequence GTGAACGTCAGGTTTATGCTGCTTTTTTTGCTCTTTGTTAATGCTGTCCAGGCAAAGCCGGCAATAGAGGAGCACTTTGAGTTTTACGATATTTATCCGGTCTCAAAAGAGGATATCCGCAGCGAAATTCAGCAAAGAACTCCGATCATCAGCCAGGGCAGCAGGTTTGACGGGCGCACCTTATGGCAGGTTGCCTGGCAATATTACCGGAAAAAAAGTGATAATCTCTGCCATATAACCAGGAATGAAATCACCTTAAAAGTCCTTTATACCATGCCGGCAATTGCGCCTAAGTTCACTGTTAAGCCAAAAGTAAGAGATGCCTTCGACAGTTATTATCAAGCCTTGCTTAATCATGAAAAGGGCCATAAAAAAATTGGCATTCAGGCGGCAAGCGCGATTGAGCAGGCGTTACTAAATTTCAAATCTTTTAGTCATTGCCAGGGGCTTGATACTGCCGTCAACAAGGCAATAACAGCAATTATCAATAACCATCATCGCCAGGATGAAGATTATGATCGGCAAACCGAACATGGCAAGCTACAGGGCGTTTCCATAGATAATCCTTTGTAG
- a CDS encoding SPOR domain-containing protein: MMKLNKRIALGAIGGITPYLITLLSIDFKTAVVNYEVLDWVGLIVRCIILIFLGAFVAYLHKTENEPFKIFQLGLAAPALLATFINGGVGSNENLPVSPLANKYSISIFPQAFAANSSAESTKNKQYQNEQMLKEPKISGWSRFLRGVAGTKLQTSQQNSYFVIVGSHNSYKQAKAQAKSLAEKNYKAKVYNPRGFAKPYAVAIASNVSKKDALQLRNQIIADGVAPESYIWSYGK; this comes from the coding sequence ATGATGAAGCTAAACAAACGTATTGCTTTAGGAGCAATAGGCGGCATTACCCCCTACCTGATAACCTTGTTGTCAATTGATTTTAAAACAGCTGTGGTCAACTATGAAGTGCTTGATTGGGTAGGTCTTATTGTCAGGTGTATCATACTGATTTTCCTGGGAGCTTTTGTTGCCTACCTGCATAAAACCGAAAACGAACCCTTTAAAATTTTCCAACTGGGATTAGCTGCGCCGGCTTTATTGGCAACCTTTATCAATGGCGGTGTCGGTAGCAATGAAAACCTCCCCGTATCCCCGCTGGCAAATAAATATTCTATCTCTATTTTCCCACAGGCTTTTGCCGCTAATTCTTCTGCAGAGAGCACCAAGAACAAACAGTATCAAAATGAGCAGATGTTAAAAGAGCCCAAGATCAGCGGCTGGTCACGGTTTCTAAGGGGAGTTGCCGGAACAAAGCTGCAAACGTCACAGCAAAACAGTTACTTTGTTATTGTTGGCTCCCACAATAGCTACAAGCAGGCAAAAGCACAGGCCAAAAGCCTGGCAGAGAAAAATTATAAGGCCAAAGTTTATAACCCCCGGGGCTTTGCTAAACCTTATGCCGTAGCCATTGCCAGCAATGTCTCTAAAAAAGATGCCTTGCAGCTGAGAAATCAAATCATCGCTGATGGCGTAGCGCCGGAGAGTTATATCTGGTCATACGGCAAATAG